The sequence AACTTTCATAAAATATTCCTCTTTGACCCTtcatgtatgcgtgtgtgtgtgttttttacatttcattatgCTTTTAAActggtaatattttttattattaatattattttttggggggtacaccaagttcaatcatctgtttttatacacatatccccgtattccctcccttccttgactcacccccctcgagtcccccccaccctccccaccccagtactctaaggcatcttccatcctcgataAACTGGTAATATTTTCCTTCACAGCCTATTTATAACCAAATCACagttaaaattaataacaaaagaaagaataatccCTTGCTATTATTTGCACTTTTCATTCATACCATAATAAAagtcttctctgtttccttaaaAATACAGCTACTATATCTAAATCAGCATCTAATCTAGTACCCTATTTTGCATAAGGTTGTTACATCCCTTGAATTTCTATTCATCCTTTTCTTGATCCTGCTTATTGATGAGACTAGACCAGTTGTTCTGTAGAACATTTCACCTGCTAGATTTTCTGATTGCTTCTTCATGGTATCATTTAGCTTATTCCTCCATCCTCTGTACGTGATCACCCTTTTTGATTCTCAGCTGTGGCCAGTGGGCATGTTTTCAATCTAGTTCTAGCATCCTTGAACATTAACACACTGTTCAGTGAAAGTTCCATTTTACAGTGGAAGAGATTTGTTAGGCTTTCTTCCATGCCAAGATCATCTCTCCAAGGAACTGGTTCTTTTCTGGTTATTATtacctttaatttcattttcttctgctttcaaaATTGCTGCCTCAGCTTTCTGTTGGTGCATATTTGCCTGGCATATATCTGaccattttcaaattttccatttGGTTCCTTTAGAAGAACAAATACAAAATGTGACATAGGATGCCAGAAATGAGTACCAATAAAAAAGtgttaaaacacagatgaatGGGTCACTCAAGTAAAGGACAAAGATtatcataaaacttttttttcagagCCCCAATATCCAAATATATGTCTTTTAGAACGGGCACACTATtcaaaaaaaataagacccagaTCATCCGAGTGAGTCTTAATGATTAAAAAcctggattcttttatttcttttcatcactgTTAATAAAAACCCAATATCCAAACTATGTCTTAAGCATTTAATGCACGGATCTCAGTTTACCTTTATCACATTACTAAACGGTAAGTACAATTCTGATTTACTACATCTTACTGACAaagattgtgaaaaaaaaaaaaaagattgtgagaCTCagttatatagtatatatagtatagaGCTCTTCAATTGCCACTTACTGTATATTAGAGCCTAtgctttaaccactgtgccttcATCCTGCTTCTGACGTCACCAGATGCAGCATCCTTGTCGGGTCAGAACTACAGCACAGCATCTGAATTCATTCTCATCGGCTTCTCCAACTTCCCTCAGCATCTCCTGCCTGCCTTCTTCCTGCTGTACCTGCTGATGTACCTGTTCACACTGctggggaacctgctcatcatgACCACCATCTGGAGGGAGCAcagcctccacacccccatgtacctCTTCCTGTGCGCCCTCTCCACCTCCGAGATTCTGTTCACTGTTGCCGTCACCCCTCGCATGCTGGTGGACATGCTCTCCACCCACCGCTCCATCACCTTTGTGGCCTGTGCCAGCCAGATGTTCTTCTCCTTCACATTTGGCTTCACTCACTCCTTCCTGCTCATGATCATGggctatgaccgctatgtggccatctgccaccccctgaGCTACAACGTGCTCATGAGCACACGTGACTGTGCCCGCCTCGTGTCCTGGTGCTGGGCTGGTGGCTCAGTCATGGGGATGATGTTGACATTGATAGTTTTTCAGCTCACCTTCTGTGGGTCTAATGAGATCCACCATTTTGTCTGCCATGTGCTTTCTCTCTTGAAGTTGGCCTGTGGGAAGAAGACAGCCTCTGTCACCATCAGTGTGATCCTGGTTTGTGTCACAGCCCTGCTGGGATGCTTACTCCTCATCATCCTGTCCTACATCTTCATCGTGGCTGCCATCTTGAGGATCCCCTCCGCTGAGGGCCAGCACAAGACCTTCTCCACCTGTGTATCCCACCTCACCATAGTGGTCGTGCACTACGGTTTTGCCTCCCTCATCTACCTCAAGCCCAAGGGCCCCCGTTCTATGGACAGTAACACTCTGATGGCCACCACCTACACAGTCTTCACCCCCTTTCTTAGCCCGATCATTTTCAGCCTCAGGAATAAGGAGCTAAAGAACACCATAAAGAGAAGCTTCCGCAGAAACTTCTGTCCCCTGAGCTCCTGATGGCCAGTTTGGAGATGAAGAAATATGATAGAAGGGTTTGGGGTAATAATGTCTGTCTGTATAAAAGTCATGTAATGATTCAGGTCTGTAAAATACCCACACTCCATAAGAGTGTGATGCGTActagctatttgtttttctccattatttCCCCCTCTTGCATAGGCTCTATCATCATAATCGCTTCATTATACCCGGTGAGATGAACTCCATCCCATTGTCTATGCCTAAGAATGTTATCTATCTATAGGTAGGTGTGGAGCACCACATGGATGTGTCTGGACCCTGATGCACCTGGTTATTCTTGAGTGGACTAGCAAGAGAAGATTTTATTTCCCTATCccccaaagtaaaaataaacaaagtaacCTAAAGATAATAAGAAATGCCAACAGGATTGTGTCTTTTCCATGTATGAAGCACTGTGTCtagtattttgctatttttatcttttaaaaattttattggagtagttaatttataatattgtgttagtttcaggtgtacagcatagtgatttagttatacatatacatatattcattcttttcagattctttttccatatagattattgcagaatattgagtagtgtTGCTTGTGCTGTACATTTGTTCCTTGTaggttattttacatatagtagcatgtgtatgttaatcctaaactcctaatttacccctacccctcatgtttcccctttggcaaccataagtttgttttcaaaatctctgagtctgtttctattttgtaaataagttcatttatatcatttttaagaattatattccacatatgagtgatatcataagatatttgtctttgtctgacttacttcacttacacAATAatttttaggtccatccatgttgctgcaaatggcattatttcacttttatggctgagtagtattccattgtatatatgtaccacatcttctttatacattcctctgtcgatggacatttaagttgcttccatgtcctggctattataaatagtgctgcaatgaacataggggtgcatgtgtctttttgaattatggttttgtctgaatatatgcccaggagtgggattgctggatcatatggtagttccattttcagttttttaaagaatctccatactgttcaccatagtggttgtaccaatttaacCCTGATGTTTTTAATGAtaagaaatattcaaaagaaaataaaacatttgcctCTGAGAATAGTTTACTATTTACAGTTCAGCACTGCATTTTGGAGTCATAGACTCTAAGAGAGGTTTTTTATGTTGAGCTGAATGAGTGAAGAAGGCTAGTATGTAAAGTAGAGGCAGCAAGAAGTAGATCTAGTGAGAGcaagagcaggagaaagagcagGCTAGGAGGAATGGAGTCCTTTAAATTTATCTGATTATTCaattgaataaagaaaatatggggCAAAATCTTGGAAATCGAGGATGGTGCAGAGGTGGTTGGTAATAGGGCAATGTTCATATGAAGAATGGAAGATGAGGGAGGtaggaaagaagaagaaggggagagagagagagagacagagagacagagagaaagggaggagagagaaagggaaaaaggattAGTGCTTAGGTAAGAACATAGGTAAGTTAAAAAGGATGTtgcttgtcattttcatttgcatgaaatatcttttaccatcacctcactttcagtctctgtgtgtctttagccCTGTAAGTTTCATGCAGGCAGCATATTGAAggatcttgatttttttaatccaatcatcCACCCTaagtcttttgattggagcattcagtctattgacatttaaagtaattattgatagatgcgtacttattgccattttattccttttctccaattgtttctgtaattctctctatttttccttattttttttgtttttcccattgtggtttgattattttttttagtagTATACTagagttcctttctctctctgtgtgtgtgtgtgtgtgtgtatctatgataggtttttgatttgtggttaccatgaagttcatatatgttgactcATAACTATATCTTCTTGATTAAAAGTGAGAGTCAtgtaagttcaaacacattctaaaagatctccATATTTTTACTCCTCTCCACCACATTTTGTGGTTTTTATGTCATATTGTACAtcttacatacatatatgtaaaatatacatatatgtaaaacgtacatattttacatctaaaatatctacaaattttacatattttacatcgTCATGCTTATCCctttactgtttattgtagttatagctgcagttacaatttttt is a genomic window of Hippopotamus amphibius kiboko isolate mHipAmp2 chromosome 15, mHipAmp2.hap2, whole genome shotgun sequence containing:
- the LOC130837154 gene encoding olfactory receptor 10H3-like codes for the protein MYLFTLLGNLLIMTTIWREHSLHTPMYLFLCALSTSEILFTVAVTPRMLVDMLSTHRSITFVACASQMFFSFTFGFTHSFLLMIMGYDRYVAICHPLSYNVLMSTRDCARLVSWCWAGGSVMGMMLTLIVFQLTFCGSNEIHHFVCHVLSLLKLACGKKTASVTISVILVCVTALLGCLLLIILSYIFIVAAILRIPSAEGQHKTFSTCVSHLTIVVVHYGFASLIYLKPKGPRSMDSNTLMATTYTVFTPFLSPIIFSLRNKELKNTIKRSFRRNFCPLSS